Proteins encoded together in one Bacteroides ovatus window:
- a CDS encoding polysaccharide biosynthesis/export family protein: MNLRIMMRRLNNRNLWLLLLPFLLTACQSYKKVPYFQNVEVVNEVEQQEKLYDAKIMPKDLLTIVVSCTSPELAIPFNLTVASNAGIAVSTSSYVTTQPVLQPYLVDNEGNINFPVLGELKLGGLTKREAEQLIIDKLKPYMKETPIVTVRMVNYKISVIGEVTRPGTFTISNEKVNLLEALAMAGDMTVYGLRDNVKLIREDANGKQQIVTLDLNKAETILSPYYWLQQNDIVYVTPNKAKARNSDVGNSTSLWFSATSILVSIVSLLVNILK, encoded by the coding sequence ATGAATTTACGAATTATGATGAGAAGACTTAACAACAGAAATTTATGGCTACTATTGTTGCCATTCCTATTGACTGCTTGTCAGTCTTATAAAAAGGTTCCATATTTTCAAAATGTGGAAGTTGTGAACGAGGTAGAACAACAGGAAAAATTGTATGATGCCAAGATAATGCCAAAGGATTTGTTGACTATTGTGGTATCGTGCACTAGTCCTGAACTTGCGATACCTTTTAACCTGACAGTGGCCAGTAATGCTGGAATAGCTGTGAGTACTTCGTCTTATGTGACTACTCAACCTGTATTACAACCTTATTTGGTAGATAATGAAGGAAATATAAATTTTCCTGTATTAGGAGAATTGAAGTTAGGCGGCTTAACGAAAAGGGAAGCTGAACAGCTGATTATAGATAAATTGAAGCCTTACATGAAGGAGACTCCCATTGTAACGGTGCGTATGGTAAATTATAAAATATCTGTTATCGGCGAAGTTACCAGACCGGGTACTTTTACTATCTCTAATGAGAAAGTAAATCTGTTGGAAGCATTAGCCATGGCAGGTGATATGACAGTATACGGTCTTCGTGATAATGTGAAGTTGATTCGTGAGGACGCAAACGGCAAACAGCAAATTGTAACCTTGGATTTGAATAAGGCCGAAACCATTCTTTCACCTTACTATTGGTTACAGCAGAATGATATTGTTTATGTAACCCCTAATAAAGCAAAGGCTCGAAATTCGGATGTGGGCAACAGTACCAGTCTTTGGTTCTCTGCTACTTCTATTTTGGTATCTATCGTCAGCCTATTAGTAAATATTTTAAAATAA
- a CDS encoding undecaprenyl-phosphate glucose phosphotransferase, whose product MQEVQRFNKVLKSLVLFGDLILLNLLLWGFNLFLGTRFWCIHCGSIFQGMTLITLCYLLCNMHSGVILHRPVVRPEQIMIRVLRNMVPFVFLSVCTLLVFHFHFSHSRYFGLFYVALIIVIISYRLISRHFLELYRKKGGNVRKVVLVGSHENMQELYHAMTDDPTSGYRVLGYFEDFPSGRYPQEVPYLGQPNEVSVFLEKHAGEINQLYCSLPSVRSAEIVPIINYCENHLVRFFSVPNVRNYLKRRMHFELLGNVPVLSIRCEPLESLENRIIKRTFDVICSGLFLITVFPFVYIFFGIAIKLSSPGPVFFKQKRSGEDGREFWCYKFRSMKVNTQCDTLQATENDPRKTRIGEIMRKTSVDELPQFINVLKGDMSIVGPRPHMLKHTEEYSNLINKFMVRHFVKPGITGWAQVTGYRGETKELWQMEGRVQRDIWYIEHWTFLLDLYIMYKTVYNAIRGEKEAY is encoded by the coding sequence ATGCAGGAAGTCCAACGTTTTAACAAAGTCCTAAAATCTTTGGTCCTTTTTGGGGATCTTATTTTGCTGAACCTGCTTTTATGGGGATTTAATTTGTTTCTGGGTACCCGTTTCTGGTGTATTCATTGCGGTTCTATCTTTCAGGGTATGACTCTTATCACTCTGTGCTATTTACTTTGTAATATGCATTCAGGTGTTATTCTTCATCGTCCTGTGGTACGTCCTGAACAGATTATGATCCGTGTTTTACGTAACATGGTTCCTTTTGTCTTTTTATCGGTTTGTACGTTGCTTGTTTTTCATTTTCATTTTTCACATTCCCGATATTTCGGACTGTTTTATGTTGCTTTAATAATTGTTATTATCAGCTATCGTTTAATTTCCCGTCACTTTCTGGAGCTTTATCGAAAAAAGGGAGGAAATGTTCGTAAGGTCGTATTGGTTGGGAGCCATGAGAATATGCAGGAACTTTATCATGCGATGACGGATGATCCTACGTCTGGTTATCGTGTACTGGGTTATTTCGAGGATTTTCCTTCGGGTCGGTATCCACAGGAGGTTCCATATTTGGGACAACCCAATGAAGTAAGTGTTTTTTTAGAAAAACATGCGGGAGAGATTAATCAGCTTTATTGTAGTCTTCCTTCTGTGCGTAGTGCGGAGATTGTTCCTATTATTAATTACTGTGAAAATCATTTGGTCCGTTTTTTTAGTGTTCCTAATGTCCGTAACTATTTGAAACGTAGGATGCATTTTGAGTTATTGGGTAATGTTCCTGTGCTTTCCATTCGTTGTGAGCCATTGGAGTCATTGGAGAACCGTATTATCAAGCGTACTTTTGATGTCATTTGTTCAGGGCTATTTCTTATTACAGTCTTCCCGTTCGTTTATATATTCTTCGGAATTGCGATCAAGCTAAGTTCTCCCGGCCCTGTCTTTTTCAAGCAGAAACGCAGTGGTGAGGATGGTCGTGAATTCTGGTGTTACAAGTTTCGTTCGATGAAGGTTAATACGCAATGTGATACTCTTCAGGCCACGGAAAATGATCCTCGTAAAACACGTATCGGAGAGATTATGAGGAAGACTAGTGTGGATGAATTACCACAATTCATCAATGTGTTGAAGGGTGATATGTCTATTGTAGGTCCCCGTCCACACATGTTGAAGCATACGGAGGAATATTCTAATCTGATAAATAAGTTTATGGTTCGTCACTTTGTTAAACCTGGAATAACTGGTTGGGCGCAGGTGACTGGTTATCGTGGTGAGACGAAAGAACTCTGGCAGATGGAGGGTCGCGTGCAACGTGATATCTGGTACATAGAGCATTGGACTTTTTTATTGGATTTATATATTATGTATAAGACAGTGTATAATGCCATACGCGGAGAAAAAGAAGCATATTAA
- a CDS encoding glycosyltransferase family 2 protein, with the protein MKVSIITSCYNRAATIRSAIESVLAQDYNDIEFIVVDGSSTDGSLDIIREYVDRISIIISEPDHGMYEAINKGIRVATGEIIGLLHSDDFFYDNGVIGRIVKRIKRTHADFLYGDGLFVNPDNTNKVVRNWIGGGYRLWKVRHGWLPLHPTCYIRRDVMMRLGLYNESYKIAADSDLLVRYLLTGGLTVTYLNEYIVRMRMGGLSTDSAKRKKMWEEDIRVYVSHGLWPTLTKLEKMAWKVPQFVLALLKK; encoded by the coding sequence ATGAAAGTTTCAATTATAACTTCGTGCTACAATCGTGCAGCAACGATTAGGAGTGCTATCGAGAGTGTCTTAGCACAGGATTATAATGACATAGAGTTTATTGTGGTGGATGGCTCCAGTACGGATGGTTCGTTGGATATTATCCGAGAATATGTAGATCGAATTTCGATCATTATATCGGAACCTGACCATGGTATGTATGAGGCTATCAATAAGGGTATTCGTGTGGCTACGGGAGAGATAATTGGATTGCTGCATTCGGATGATTTTTTTTATGATAATGGGGTAATTGGGCGCATTGTAAAACGAATAAAACGGACACATGCTGATTTCTTATATGGTGATGGTCTCTTTGTGAATCCTGATAATACGAACAAAGTGGTGCGCAACTGGATTGGGGGAGGGTATCGTCTTTGGAAAGTGCGTCATGGATGGCTTCCGCTTCATCCCACTTGCTATATACGACGCGATGTAATGATGAGACTGGGGCTTTATAACGAGAGTTATAAAATTGCAGCTGATAGTGACCTATTGGTACGCTATCTGTTGACCGGTGGACTCACGGTGACATATCTCAATGAATATATCGTGCGGATGCGTATGGGTGGGCTTTCTACTGATAGTGCTAAACGTAAGAAGATGTGGGAAGAGGATATTAGGGTGTATGTCTCGCACGGATTATGGCCTACTTTGACCAAATTGGAAAAGATGGCTTGGAAAGTACCGCAATTTGTACTCGCATTACTGAAAAAATAG
- a CDS encoding NAD-dependent epimerase/dehydratase family protein, protein MKKILITGGSGFIGTNLIEHLLKKTDAELLTFDINEPKIDSHNRFWKRVDIREYEELREKIVEYKPDIVIHLAARTDLRGLTLKDYDANMTGVSNLLKAIDEAGTVQKAVFASSMYVCEPGYMPKDFEDYAPHTLYGESKVETERRIKKANPSYTWSIIRPTSIWGPWFGEPYDKFFHIVMNRMYFHMGKKACKKTYGYVDNAIYQIESILKAESEKVNRNVYYLGDYEAYSITDWANEIANIEGIKIPHVPYFCFRWMGYVGDCLKKIGIAFPMTSFRLHNMTTNNVHNLEPIKSIAPHLPVSRVEGTKVTLDWIHKYE, encoded by the coding sequence ATGAAAAAGATACTAATTACAGGTGGAAGCGGATTTATTGGTACTAATCTGATAGAACATCTGTTAAAAAAAACAGATGCCGAACTTCTTACTTTCGATATTAATGAGCCTAAAATCGATTCTCACAATAGATTTTGGAAACGCGTGGATATTAGAGAGTATGAAGAGTTGAGGGAGAAAATTGTGGAATACAAACCGGATATAGTGATTCATCTGGCAGCTCGAACAGATTTAAGAGGCTTGACTTTGAAAGATTACGATGCCAATATGACTGGAGTAAGTAACCTGTTGAAAGCAATTGATGAAGCTGGTACAGTCCAAAAAGCAGTGTTTGCTTCATCAATGTATGTGTGTGAACCCGGATACATGCCTAAAGATTTTGAAGACTATGCGCCTCATACACTTTATGGAGAAAGTAAAGTTGAAACAGAAAGAAGAATAAAGAAGGCAAATCCGTCTTATACATGGAGCATTATAAGGCCCACATCAATCTGGGGACCATGGTTTGGAGAACCTTACGATAAATTTTTCCATATTGTGATGAATCGTATGTATTTTCATATGGGCAAGAAAGCTTGTAAAAAGACGTATGGATATGTTGACAATGCTATTTATCAAATAGAATCTATCTTGAAGGCGGAGTCTGAAAAAGTGAACAGAAATGTGTATTATCTAGGAGACTACGAAGCCTATTCTATCACAGATTGGGCTAATGAAATAGCAAATATCGAAGGTATTAAAATTCCTCATGTCCCTTATTTTTGCTTCCGATGGATGGGATATGTGGGGGATTGTTTAAAAAAAATAGGAATCGCTTTCCCTATGACTAGCTTCCGACTGCATAATATGACAACGAACAATGTTCATAATTTGGAGCCTATAAAATCAATAGCTCCTCATTTGCCGGTATCTAGGGTAGAGGGTACTAAGGTCACTTTAGATTGGATTCATAAATATGAGTAA
- a CDS encoding polysaccharide pyruvyl transferase family protein has protein sequence MRIGLLTYHHSANYGAVMQSYATCRALKELGHEVEFINFRQDEKRSNSSIIFYFKIKAFDRFMETFYPSETKVIQSMDDLNAIASNYDCLMVGSDQVWNPGISQSKCLAYFLDFGESDIRRISYASSFGISKWPEQYQSLLPSINSSLHRFCSISVREETGKYLLNSLFKLNSQVVLDPTLLHADYNEITGSIVNNDEVICYLLNRGKLQLEKTIRLSRSLGKTPKMISTIRPTFGFRYVYPPSIENWIRYIAGAKFVITDSFHGLAFSLIYNKQFVVISPSNGKNSRLKDLLKSVGLEDRYFDENDPIIYRELQNKKIDYNKVNSKLEILKKVSWDYLKNALQ, from the coding sequence ATGAGAATCGGATTACTAACATATCATCATTCTGCAAACTATGGTGCAGTAATGCAAAGTTATGCAACGTGTCGAGCCCTAAAAGAACTAGGTCATGAAGTTGAATTTATAAATTTCCGGCAAGATGAAAAAAGATCGAATAGTTCGATAATCTTTTATTTTAAGATAAAAGCGTTTGATAGATTTATGGAAACATTTTATCCTAGTGAAACAAAGGTGATTCAATCTATGGACGACTTAAATGCAATAGCTTCAAATTATGATTGTTTAATGGTAGGCAGTGATCAAGTTTGGAATCCGGGGATCAGTCAGAGTAAATGCTTGGCATACTTCTTGGATTTTGGAGAATCTGACATTCGAAGAATCTCCTATGCTTCTAGTTTTGGAATTTCAAAATGGCCTGAACAATATCAGAGTTTACTACCGAGCATAAATAGCTCTCTTCATAGATTTTGTAGCATAAGTGTTAGAGAAGAGACTGGAAAATATCTTTTGAATAGCTTATTTAAACTCAACTCACAAGTAGTTTTAGACCCTACGCTATTACATGCTGACTATAATGAAATAACAGGAAGTATAGTGAATAATGATGAGGTGATTTGTTATTTACTCAATAGAGGTAAACTACAATTGGAGAAAACAATCAGGCTATCGAGATCTTTGGGTAAAACACCAAAAATGATTTCAACCATTAGACCTACATTTGGTTTTAGGTATGTTTATCCACCATCGATTGAGAATTGGATTAGGTATATTGCCGGAGCTAAATTTGTAATAACGGACTCTTTTCATGGATTAGCCTTCAGCTTGATTTACAATAAACAGTTTGTTGTGATATCTCCTAGTAATGGGAAAAATAGTAGATTAAAGGATTTACTTAAATCTGTGGGTCTTGAAGATAGATATTTTGATGAAAATGATCCAATTATATACCGTGAACTGCAAAATAAAAAAATAGATTACAATAAAGTGAATTCAAAGCTTGAAATTTTAAAGAAAGTTTCATGGGATTATCTTAAAAATGCTCTTCAATAG
- a CDS encoding nitroreductase family protein gives MKERFKSAIKGNSFIVWLRIIYEKIGESFSLTLYNGSTNQTKDIYKKQAELQIRIHALEKGMSIGRVRVGFGKEKAFSLIEDLADLLKKGGSKQFVVESVSVLQKYIEFNENMGAAMADIEIALNKLCSCYNIKSNDVGGIYNLSLKDVSSKTQCPFDSFSQSRFSIRDFGDSPLDIDKVYAALKLCERTPSACNRQSWVIHVYTENKLVEKMFKLQGGSKGFYEQMQCAILICGDLRNYGFYEQNLPFVDGGLYAMNLLYSLHYNGLATIPLTMGHKWRVIKKIKQEMNIPGNEIPVLLIGVGTYKDDFKVAVSHRYSYKQYVKFNQ, from the coding sequence ATGAAAGAAAGGTTTAAATCAGCTATTAAAGGAAATAGCTTTATTGTATGGCTACGGATTATATATGAAAAAATAGGAGAATCCTTTTCATTGACTTTGTATAATGGAAGCACAAATCAAACAAAGGATATATATAAGAAACAAGCTGAATTGCAAATCAGAATACATGCCTTGGAAAAGGGAATGTCTATTGGTAGAGTAAGGGTGGGATTTGGAAAAGAAAAGGCATTTTCTCTTATTGAGGATCTTGCGGATTTGCTAAAAAAAGGTGGCTCGAAACAGTTTGTTGTTGAATCTGTCTCCGTCTTACAGAAGTATATCGAATTTAATGAGAATATGGGTGCTGCTATGGCTGATATAGAGATAGCACTCAATAAATTGTGCTCTTGTTACAATATAAAAAGCAATGATGTTGGCGGAATATATAATCTTAGCTTAAAAGATGTTTCAAGTAAAACCCAATGTCCTTTTGATTCATTTTCTCAATCACGTTTTTCTATTCGTGATTTTGGTGATTCACCATTAGATATAGATAAAGTTTATGCTGCATTAAAACTTTGTGAACGCACTCCATCAGCTTGTAATAGACAGAGTTGGGTAATTCATGTGTATACAGAAAATAAGTTAGTTGAAAAAATGTTCAAGTTACAAGGAGGGAGCAAGGGGTTTTATGAACAAATGCAATGTGCTATTCTTATATGTGGTGATTTGAGGAATTATGGCTTTTATGAACAAAATCTACCTTTTGTTGATGGAGGACTTTATGCGATGAATCTTCTTTACTCCCTTCATTATAATGGATTAGCTACCATACCATTGACTATGGGACATAAATGGAGAGTCATAAAAAAGATAAAGCAAGAAATGAATATTCCCGGAAATGAGATTCCAGTTCTTTTGATAGGTGTTGGAACGTATAAGGATGACTTTAAAGTTGCAGTTTCGCATCGCTATTCATATAAACAGTATGTAAAATTTAATCAATAA
- a CDS encoding glycosyltransferase family 4 protein has product MNKKKICWITPDCFIDCDLNYFNMHEILKHYDIHWIVLFSRNNRFKESDFEQIRKENMNLTIEFFRFNYKMRNPKNILINIRLGKAIKRQTPDIIYMNDSIYSPWKLPMFYLLPKRHYIQTAHQGEVHIGMGHKRLLNILRRLVYSRVKYVNMFSKSQAELFQKHFPSSRVFKIPLALKDFGVPTIVKPKDGIIRFLSFGTINYAKNIDLLIDAACVLYDKGYRNFRVSINGMCKDWSFYQTKIKYPELFDIDIRSIDNSEIANLFASTDYFVQPYRVVSQSGPTKIAFNYNIPIIASNLLGFSDEILEGVNGYLFEPGNVNDLVRVMANAIDKYACDYSKLKALMAEHTEQYYSFGRIASLYVKMFDDVLSK; this is encoded by the coding sequence ATGAATAAGAAAAAAATATGTTGGATTACTCCAGATTGCTTCATTGACTGCGATTTGAATTATTTCAATATGCATGAAATTTTAAAGCATTATGATATTCATTGGATCGTACTTTTTAGTAGGAATAATAGGTTCAAAGAGTCAGACTTCGAACAAATAAGGAAAGAAAATATGAATTTGACAATTGAATTTTTTAGGTTCAATTATAAAATGCGCAATCCTAAGAATATTCTAATAAATATACGCCTTGGCAAAGCTATAAAAAGGCAAACTCCTGATATAATTTATATGAATGATAGTATCTATTCACCATGGAAATTGCCAATGTTTTATTTATTACCAAAGAGACATTATATTCAAACAGCACATCAAGGAGAAGTTCATATAGGTATGGGACATAAAAGACTATTAAATATACTGCGTAGATTGGTTTATTCACGAGTGAAATATGTTAATATGTTTTCTAAGTCACAAGCGGAGCTTTTTCAAAAACATTTTCCTAGTTCAAGGGTATTTAAGATTCCATTAGCCTTAAAAGACTTTGGTGTTCCTACCATTGTGAAACCTAAAGATGGTATTATTCGATTCCTTTCATTTGGTACAATTAATTATGCTAAAAATATTGATTTGTTAATAGATGCTGCATGTGTACTTTATGATAAAGGATATCGAAACTTTAGGGTATCGATTAATGGTATGTGTAAAGATTGGAGTTTTTATCAGACAAAAATTAAATATCCAGAGCTTTTTGATATAGATATTCGGTCAATAGATAATTCTGAAATAGCTAATCTATTTGCTTCCACTGACTATTTTGTTCAACCTTATAGAGTAGTGTCTCAAAGTGGCCCTACAAAAATTGCATTTAATTATAATATTCCAATTATAGCATCAAATTTATTAGGCTTTTCTGATGAAATTCTTGAAGGTGTGAATGGATATCTTTTTGAACCAGGGAATGTAAACGATTTAGTTCGTGTAATGGCTAATGCCATAGATAAGTATGCATGTGATTATAGTAAGTTGAAAGCTTTAATGGCAGAGCATACAGAACAATACTATTCGTTTGGAAGAATTGCGTCTCTGTATGTGAAAATGTTTGATGATGTATTGAGTAAATAA
- a CDS encoding acyltransferase produces the protein MNHLKIILMSLIGYFYNNIVTYIPSHIIRKYCLIMFGGKIGHHTRIDMCGYIGRVTKLNIGNYTHINRGCILQAFGGITIGNSVSISHRCNIISGGHDVNSPTFEGDHQPIVIGDYVWIGVGATILKGVTIGKGAVVAAGAVVTKDVPDYAIVGGIPAKIIGERNHDLKYQCISSRRWLLLQ, from the coding sequence ATGAACCATTTGAAAATTATTTTGATGTCTCTAATTGGTTATTTCTATAACAATATAGTTACATATATTCCATCTCACATAATACGTAAATATTGTCTTATAATGTTTGGTGGCAAGATAGGCCATCATACACGAATTGATATGTGTGGATATATAGGCAGAGTAACAAAACTAAATATAGGAAACTATACCCATATTAATAGAGGGTGTATTTTACAAGCATTTGGTGGTATAACTATTGGAAATAGTGTCTCGATTAGTCACCGATGCAACATTATTAGCGGTGGACATGATGTTAACTCTCCCACATTTGAAGGAGATCATCAACCTATTGTTATTGGTGATTATGTCTGGATTGGAGTGGGAGCGACAATATTAAAAGGGGTAACAATAGGTAAGGGGGCGGTAGTGGCAGCAGGAGCTGTAGTGACTAAAGACGTTCCAGATTATGCTATCGTGGGTGGCATTCCTGCAAAAATAATAGGCGAACGAAATCATGACTTAAAGTATCAGTGTATAAGTTCGAGGAGGTGGTTACTCTTACAATAG
- a CDS encoding glycosyltransferase — MKNILITFTNAIDPTTGGVERVYHNLVPYFREHGYNVFATYQRKTDYDKNSVYTKAIFMEYSIDNVGYFDKLDKVMMEMAVDIVICPFPSYQLFNYCSRLIDKKVFFHVHNVPSKLMYPSSAKLPNILKESFVDRCLKRIRFDLRYLASFRRIELNKMKIVLLSDFFRDDLKSFYDFNPKCICALPNPFCIDEEYQLDYQKKEKMILYVGRINTRQKRFQSLLNIWKRLQNELLDYRLEIVGGGPEKELYENLAHEMRLKRITFHDFQNPTEYYKKAVCSCMTSNYEGFSMVLIEAMQYGCVPFVFNSFASLPDIIDDKVNGYVITPFDEGEYVQKIKEFILLSKKNKEIISVKAMEKSREFDVRRVGQRWIELIDNY, encoded by the coding sequence ATGAAAAATATACTTATAACGTTTACGAATGCAATAGATCCCACAACTGGAGGAGTCGAAAGGGTATATCATAATCTTGTGCCTTATTTTAGGGAGCATGGATATAATGTGTTTGCTACGTATCAAAGAAAAACTGATTATGATAAAAATTCCGTCTATACCAAAGCGATATTTATGGAGTATTCTATTGATAATGTTGGATATTTTGATAAGTTAGACAAGGTAATGATGGAAATGGCTGTAGATATTGTAATTTGTCCATTTCCAAGTTATCAATTGTTCAATTACTGTTCTCGGTTAATTGATAAAAAGGTTTTCTTTCATGTACACAATGTTCCATCCAAATTGATGTATCCCAGTTCGGCAAAGTTGCCAAATATATTGAAAGAATCTTTTGTTGACAGATGCTTAAAACGTATACGTTTTGATTTGAGATATTTAGCATCATTCAGAAGAATTGAATTAAATAAAATGAAGATAGTCCTTCTTTCTGATTTCTTTAGGGATGACCTAAAAAGTTTTTATGATTTCAACCCTAAATGTATATGTGCTTTGCCCAATCCATTCTGTATTGATGAAGAATATCAATTGGATTATCAGAAGAAAGAGAAAATGATTCTATATGTCGGAAGAATAAATACTAGACAAAAGCGTTTTCAATCTCTTCTTAATATTTGGAAAAGACTGCAAAATGAATTACTCGATTATAGACTTGAAATAGTAGGAGGAGGACCCGAAAAAGAATTGTATGAGAATCTGGCTCATGAAATGCGTCTTAAACGTATCACATTTCATGATTTTCAAAATCCGACGGAATATTATAAAAAAGCCGTATGCAGTTGCATGACAAGTAACTACGAGGGATTTAGTATGGTCTTAATTGAAGCAATGCAGTATGGATGTGTGCCATTTGTTTTTAATTCATTTGCATCTCTACCAGATATAATAGATGATAAGGTCAATGGATATGTCATTACGCCATTCGATGAAGGTGAATATGTACAGAAGATAAAAGAATTTATATTGTTATCAAAAAAGAATAAAGAAATAATCAGCGTTAAAGCCATGGAAAAAAGCCGAGAATTTGATGTCAGACGAGTTGGTCAACGATGGATAGAACTTATTGATAACTATTAA
- a CDS encoding glycosyltransferase family 4 protein, translating to MKRIAIMNNGTLPIPSVLGGAVETLVQLLVDTNEKEKQMQLEILSIDNVNAREKAKEYRYTHFHFVSTSSILNRMTDFLKRCYNFIALRTGLPFIGYCYASALVRFIKNCNNIDAVLLEGSSINADYIKRKTALPVIQRIHNVPPHSLRHWDDLNAKSTDLYLGISNYICTVLQKNVEGKYGAAIKLLYNSINFNQFNVRTTNEERHTLRKSLNIPANSFLFVFSGRLRNYKGIKELLLAFLESKDKMPDAYLLIVGSFAFSSTYVSLFEKELASIIHQLGERVIFTGFVKYEVIHRYYQIANVGVFPSIWEEPFALTCLEAIASSLPVIITRSGGMPEIVNEECGIVVENDANLVNSLAAAMENIYGMDKAKLENMAQHSVLRAQSFDNQLQYKQFVEYINSEI from the coding sequence ATGAAAAGAATCGCTATAATGAATAATGGGACATTACCCATACCGTCAGTTTTGGGAGGTGCAGTAGAAACATTGGTTCAGCTTCTGGTTGATACCAATGAAAAAGAAAAGCAAATGCAGCTTGAAATTCTTTCTATTGATAACGTTAATGCAAGAGAAAAGGCAAAAGAGTATAGATATACCCATTTTCACTTTGTTAGTACTTCGAGTATTTTGAATCGAATGACAGACTTTCTAAAGCGTTGTTATAATTTTATAGCCTTACGGACAGGTCTGCCATTTATTGGATATTGTTATGCAAGCGCGTTGGTTCGTTTCATCAAGAATTGTAACAATATTGATGCTGTTCTTTTGGAAGGTTCTTCAATTAATGCTGATTATATAAAGAGGAAAACCGCATTGCCCGTTATACAACGCATACATAATGTACCGCCCCATAGCTTGCGTCATTGGGATGATTTGAATGCAAAATCAACAGACCTTTATTTGGGGATTAGCAACTATATATGCACTGTGTTGCAGAAAAATGTTGAAGGAAAATATGGTGCTGCCATCAAGCTATTATATAATTCAATTAATTTTAATCAGTTCAATGTAAGGACTACAAATGAAGAAAGACATACATTGAGAAAGTCATTAAATATTCCTGCAAATTCTTTTCTTTTTGTTTTCTCGGGTAGATTGAGAAATTACAAAGGTATAAAAGAATTGCTACTTGCTTTCTTGGAATCTAAAGATAAAATGCCTGATGCCTATTTGCTTATTGTCGGAAGTTTTGCATTTTCTTCTACTTACGTGTCCCTATTCGAAAAAGAACTTGCGTCTATCATTCATCAGTTGGGAGAACGGGTCATATTTACAGGCTTTGTAAAGTATGAAGTCATTCATCGATATTATCAAATTGCAAATGTGGGTGTATTCCCTTCCATATGGGAGGAGCCTTTTGCACTTACCTGCCTTGAGGCAATTGCAAGCTCCTTGCCTGTCATTATAACGAGAAGTGGAGGAATGCCGGAAATCGTTAATGAAGAGTGCGGCATTGTTGTGGAGAATGATGCGAATCTGGTTAATTCATTGGCTGCAGCAATGGAAAATATATATGGTATGGATAAAGCTAAATTAGAAAATATGGCTCAACATTCAGTATTGAGAGCTCAATCATTTGATAATCAACTTCAATACAAACAATTTGTTGAATACATCAATTCTGAAATATAG